A region from the Corynebacterium halotolerans YIM 70093 = DSM 44683 genome encodes:
- a CDS encoding 2Fe-2S iron-sulfur cluster-binding protein, which translates to MTTVHYTEASTGETRTITGNPGDSVMETAVRNGVPGIVAECGGSLSCATCHVYVREDQLDELSEMSEMEDEMLYGTAEDREDNSRLSCQIKLTEDMDLHVTTPETQI; encoded by the coding sequence ATGACCACCGTTCACTACACCGAGGCCAGCACCGGCGAGACCCGCACCATCACCGGCAACCCAGGGGACTCCGTGATGGAGACGGCCGTGCGTAACGGCGTCCCGGGCATCGTCGCCGAATGCGGCGGCTCCCTCTCCTGCGCCACCTGCCACGTCTATGTCCGGGAGGACCAGCTCGATGAGCTGTCCGAGATGAGCGAGATGGAGGACGAGATGCTCTACGGCACCGCCGAGGACCGGGAGGACAACTCCCGCCTGTCCTGCCAGATCAAGCTCACCGAGGACATGGATCTGCACGTGACCACCCCCGAGACCCAGATCTGA
- a CDS encoding SDR family NAD(P)-dependent oxidoreductase encodes MSDQQSQQNAQRTVLVTGAAGGLGRAFAEGFAARGDRVAVADIDHEGAARTAGELTATGVDAAAFRVDVTDPDSVAEMARQVAEFGGGRIDVLVNNAAIYATVTRSPFEEIDPAEWDLVMGVNLKGPWLVTRGVSPYLPDGGRVINLSSATIYSGSAHWAHYVASKGGVVALTRVLAKELGTRNITVNAIAPGFTLTEASYGLMEDAATYGVDRGSIRRASQPEDIVGAALFLASPDAGYVTGQTMVVDGGRQFI; translated from the coding sequence GTGTCTGATCAGCAGAGCCAGCAGAACGCGCAGCGCACGGTCCTGGTCACCGGTGCCGCCGGCGGCCTGGGCCGGGCCTTCGCCGAGGGCTTCGCCGCCCGCGGTGACCGCGTGGCCGTGGCCGACATCGACCACGAGGGCGCCGCCCGCACCGCCGGGGAGCTCACCGCCACCGGTGTCGACGCCGCCGCCTTCCGCGTGGACGTCACCGACCCCGACTCCGTGGCGGAGATGGCGCGGCAGGTGGCCGAGTTCGGCGGTGGCCGTATCGACGTCTTGGTCAACAACGCCGCCATCTACGCCACCGTCACCCGCTCCCCCTTCGAGGAGATCGACCCGGCCGAATGGGACCTGGTGATGGGCGTGAATCTCAAAGGCCCCTGGCTGGTCACCCGCGGCGTCAGCCCCTACCTGCCCGACGGCGGGCGCGTAATCAACCTCTCCAGCGCCACCATCTACTCCGGCTCAGCCCACTGGGCCCACTACGTGGCCTCCAAGGGCGGCGTCGTGGCCCTGACCCGCGTACTCGCCAAGGAGCTGGGCACGCGCAACATCACCGTCAACGCCATCGCCCCCGGGTTCACCCTCACCGAGGCCAGTTACGGACTCATGGAGGACGCCGCGACGTACGGCGTGGACCGCGGATCCATCAGACGGGCCAGCCAGCCCGAGGACATCGTGGGCGCCGCCCTGTTCCTGGCGTCCCCGGACGCCGGTTACGTCACCGGCCAGACCATGGTCGTCGACGGCGGCCGCCAGTTCATCTAG
- a CDS encoding PEP-utilizing enzyme — MSKKSFPKPSELPVPAGAEGWEEIYPYYLVFQDKLKEEEDKKFWFCDSQHWPTVFKPFETIGAEYSVKCLGQYNARHLMIPNANGIEFRVHLGYLYMSPVSVPEDEIADRIPEFQARITHYFQNWDSLLEQWKAKVRGTIDELESLTFDRLPDIVPMDDIITGKAKDGSEVLLENYDRLISLAYQNWQYHFEFLNLGYIAYLDFFNYCKEIFPDIPDQSIATMVQGVDMELFRPDDELKALATLAVELGLQSHFADPDDVDGTLDAIAAAEGGAEWLRRWDEAQDPWFNFTVGNGFYGHDKYWNEHFEIPLGYIADYIRRLDEGQTIMRPTAELLAEKERIVEEYRELLTGDQLAAFDAKRSLAATAYPYVENHNFYIEHWTMGVFWRKVRELGRTLASYGFWEDPDDLLYLNRNEVRDALFDLVTGHGVGAPGGPIGAAHWEDEIARRKDIVAALKTARPAPALNTPPEQITEPFTRMLWGITTEQVESWLGAGEEGSEGVLKGMAASPGVVEGVARVVMDSDDLSDIRQDEILVAPVTAPSWGPIFGKIKAAVTDIGGMMSHAAIVCREYALPAVTGTGSASTSIVTGQRLRVDGAKGTVTILDGEGAAPVVEGPGAHSHHSHHHAAPVAEPEPSRV; from the coding sequence ATGTCCAAGAAATCATTTCCGAAGCCCTCTGAGCTGCCGGTGCCCGCGGGCGCCGAGGGCTGGGAGGAGATCTACCCCTACTACCTCGTCTTCCAGGACAAACTCAAGGAGGAAGAGGACAAGAAGTTCTGGTTCTGTGACTCCCAGCACTGGCCCACCGTCTTCAAGCCCTTCGAGACCATCGGCGCCGAGTACTCCGTCAAGTGCCTGGGCCAGTACAACGCCCGGCACCTGATGATCCCGAACGCGAACGGCATCGAATTCCGCGTCCACCTCGGCTATCTCTACATGTCCCCCGTGTCGGTCCCCGAGGACGAGATCGCCGACCGCATCCCCGAGTTCCAGGCGCGTATCACCCACTACTTCCAGAACTGGGACTCCCTGCTCGAGCAGTGGAAGGCCAAGGTCCGCGGCACCATCGACGAGCTCGAGTCGCTGACCTTCGACCGCCTGCCCGACATCGTCCCGATGGATGACATCATCACCGGCAAGGCCAAGGACGGCTCCGAGGTGCTGCTGGAGAACTACGACCGGCTCATCTCGCTGGCCTACCAGAACTGGCAGTACCACTTCGAGTTCCTCAACCTCGGCTACATCGCCTACCTGGACTTCTTCAACTACTGCAAGGAGATCTTCCCGGACATCCCGGATCAGTCGATCGCCACCATGGTCCAGGGCGTGGACATGGAGCTCTTCCGCCCGGACGACGAGCTCAAGGCACTGGCCACCCTGGCCGTCGAGCTCGGCCTGCAGTCCCACTTCGCCGACCCGGACGACGTCGACGGCACCCTGGACGCCATCGCCGCCGCCGAGGGTGGTGCCGAATGGCTCAGGCGCTGGGACGAGGCCCAGGACCCGTGGTTCAACTTCACCGTGGGCAACGGCTTCTACGGCCACGACAAGTACTGGAACGAGCACTTCGAGATTCCGCTCGGCTACATCGCGGACTACATCCGCCGCCTCGACGAGGGCCAGACCATCATGCGCCCCACGGCGGAACTGCTCGCGGAGAAGGAGCGGATCGTCGAGGAGTACCGCGAGCTGCTGACCGGTGACCAGCTGGCCGCCTTCGACGCCAAGCGCAGCCTGGCCGCCACCGCCTACCCCTATGTGGAGAACCACAACTTCTACATCGAGCACTGGACCATGGGCGTCTTCTGGCGCAAGGTCCGCGAGCTCGGCCGCACCCTGGCCTCCTACGGCTTCTGGGAGGACCCGGACGACCTGCTCTACCTCAACCGCAATGAGGTCCGCGACGCCCTGTTCGACCTGGTCACCGGGCACGGTGTCGGCGCCCCAGGTGGCCCGATCGGCGCCGCCCACTGGGAGGACGAGATCGCCCGCCGCAAGGACATCGTCGCGGCGCTGAAGACCGCCCGCCCCGCCCCGGCCCTGAACACCCCACCGGAGCAGATCACCGAGCCGTTCACCCGCATGCTCTGGGGCATCACCACTGAGCAGGTGGAGTCCTGGCTCGGCGCGGGAGAGGAGGGCTCGGAGGGCGTGCTCAAGGGCATGGCCGCCTCCCCGGGCGTGGTCGAGGGCGTGGCACGTGTGGTCATGGACTCGGACGACCTCTCCGACATCCGCCAGGACGAGATCCTGGTCGCGCCGGTCACCGCCCCCAGCTGGGGCCCGATCTTCGGCAAGATCAAGGCCGCCGTCACCGACATCGGCGGCATGATGAGCCACGCCGCCATCGTCTGCCGCGAGTACGCCCTGCCCGCGGTCACCGGCACCGGCAGCGCCTCCACCAGCATCGTTACCGGCCAGCGCCTGCGGGTCGACGGCGCGAAGGGCACCGTGACCATCCTCGACGGCGAAGGCGCCGCCCCGGTCGTTGAGGGCCCCGGCGCGCACAGCCACCACAGCCACCACCATGCGGCACCCGTCGCAGAACCGGAGCCGAGCCGTGTCTGA
- a CDS encoding PEP/pyruvate-binding domain-containing protein, which produces MTEHTTIPYVQTFDDGRAPMLEALGGKGASLVSMTAAGMPVPPGFVVTTASYDDFLVEAGIAGDINRLLTDLDADDVTEVDRVSAIIRDELCNRPVPTKVRQAVVDSHAALMEQCGGNVPVAVRSSATAEDLPDASFAGQQDTYLWQIGLDSVTEHIRKCWASLYTSRAIIYRLKNNIPNEGLSMAVVVQKMVNSRVAGVAMTLNPANGDRSKVTVDASWGVGEMVVSGEVTPDNILLDKITLQVVSEHIGEKHAELVPDAASGTLVEREVPAERAAVRSLTDAELKAVAQMAKRAEKHYRCPQDIEWALDADLPDGQNLLLLQSRPETVHSNGSGTPTASEDTAADRAAAAGASSPAGSPAAFDLSSITAAVLGGK; this is translated from the coding sequence GACCTTCGACGACGGACGCGCCCCGATGCTCGAGGCCCTGGGCGGCAAGGGCGCCTCGCTGGTGTCCATGACCGCCGCCGGCATGCCGGTGCCCCCGGGCTTCGTGGTCACCACCGCCTCCTACGACGACTTCCTCGTCGAGGCCGGAATCGCCGGGGACATCAACCGCCTGCTGACGGATCTCGACGCCGACGACGTCACCGAGGTCGACCGGGTCTCCGCCATCATCCGCGACGAACTGTGCAACCGCCCGGTCCCGACGAAGGTCCGCCAGGCCGTCGTCGACTCCCACGCGGCCCTCATGGAGCAGTGCGGCGGAAACGTCCCCGTCGCGGTGCGCTCGTCCGCCACCGCCGAGGACCTGCCGGACGCCTCCTTCGCCGGCCAGCAGGACACCTACCTGTGGCAGATCGGCCTGGACTCCGTGACCGAGCACATCCGTAAGTGCTGGGCCTCCCTGTACACCTCCCGGGCGATCATCTACCGACTGAAGAACAACATCCCCAACGAGGGACTGTCGATGGCCGTGGTCGTCCAGAAGATGGTCAACTCCCGCGTGGCCGGCGTGGCCATGACCCTGAATCCGGCCAACGGGGACCGCTCCAAGGTCACCGTCGACGCCTCCTGGGGAGTCGGCGAGATGGTGGTCTCCGGGGAGGTCACCCCGGACAACATCCTCCTCGACAAGATCACCCTGCAGGTCGTCTCCGAGCACATCGGCGAAAAGCACGCCGAACTGGTGCCCGACGCCGCCTCCGGCACGCTCGTGGAACGAGAGGTCCCGGCCGAGCGCGCCGCAGTCCGCAGCCTCACCGACGCGGAGCTGAAGGCCGTCGCGCAGATGGCCAAGCGGGCGGAGAAGCACTACCGGTGCCCGCAGGACATCGAGTGGGCCCTGGACGCCGACCTGCCGGACGGGCAGAACCTGCTGCTCCTGCAGTCCCGCCCAGAGACCGTGCACTCGAACGGCTCCGGCACCCCGACCGCGAGCGAGGATACCGCCGCCGACCGTGCCGCGGCCGCCGGCGCCTCCTCCCCCGCCGGCTCCCCGGCGGCCTTCGACCTCAGCTCCATCACCGCCGCCGTCCTGGGCGGAAAGTAG